A region of Lycium barbarum isolate Lr01 chromosome 3, ASM1917538v2, whole genome shotgun sequence DNA encodes the following proteins:
- the LOC132634117 gene encoding TPD1 protein homolog 1-like, giving the protein MSSQSLKRRTRISLTSFLLLIIGLEIFTGRPIGVNFMAEANSVGPPHRKLLNQGRPIGLNFMAEASSSVSGNTNIGPHHRKLLNQGNEVETNRIWGDKCSKSDIVINQGPTAPLPSGIPTYTVEIMNVCVSGCDISGIHLKCGWFSSARLINPRIFKRLRFDDCLVNNGKPLINGHTISFQYANTFRYPLTVSSVIC; this is encoded by the exons ATGAGCTCTCAATCATTGAAACGGCGAACCAGAATCAGTTTGACGTCCTTCCTTCTCTTAATCATAGGATTGGAGATTTTTACAG GCAGACCTATTGGTGTTAATTTCATGGCGGAAGCAAATTCAGTTGGTCCTCCTCATCGCAAGCTTCTTAATCAAG GCAGACCCATTGGTCTTAATTTCATGGCGGAAGCAAGTTCATCTGTCAGCGGAAACACAAATATTGGTCCTCATCATCGCAAGCTTCTTAATCAAG GGAATGAAGTGGAAACAAACCGGATATGGGGTGACAAGTGTTCAAAATCAGATATAGTTATAAATCAGGGGCCCACAGCGCCATTACCCAGTGGTATACCAACCTACACAGTTGAAATTATGAACGTATGTGTGTCTGGCTGTGACATTTCAGGCATCCATTTGAAATGTGGCTGGTTCAGTTCTGCTCGTCTTATTAACCCTCGTATTTTCAAAAGACTacgttttgatgattgtcttgtCAACAATGGCAAGCCGCTTATTAATGGCCATACTATCTCCTTCCAATATGCCAACACTTTCCGTTACCCACTCACTGTTTCCTCAGTTATCTGCTGA